The DNA sequence AATCTTTATTCATAAAACCTGCACCTACTGATACAGTGAGATAACATATAATAATgatgtaaaatatttattttttccttATTGCATGTGAAAGTCatcaattttattattgttattcaATAATTCAGCTATCTTGTATTGGGACTAATGGCAATTGGCCTCCATATATCTCTGGGAGCTGACTCTCCTCTATATCTTCTAGCAGTGTTGATTTCAGCTTCTTGTTCTCCACAAATACAATCTGCAATCAAACTCATTCTCTTAACATCCATCTCAAACGAAACACACTAACAGTagttttatgttttaaattaaatgTCACCTTTTTCCTGGTATTGTTGTCAATGAAGGGGTAAATGACTTTCCACACTTTCATAAATATGTAAGGTGCGTGCAGAATAAACAACTTGCCTAATCTTTCAGGGTAGTAATCCTGCGTTATTCATATTTAATTTGAACGTTCAAGCTTCCAATATCAACCATAAAATCATATGCATAGAACACAACACATACCTGCAAAATGCTTAGAGCGGTAATGTATCCACGCACGTCACTGTTAGAGTATCCCCATCCCTTAAGTTCTGCAATGCCCACAAATTTTTCTTGCCCAGCTGGCAtactataataatatatatatagagtgTTATATATCCGGCCATTCAATGAATCTAATTGTATTTGTAATAAAAGATTAAAAGCAATTACCTGGCACATAACTTGTCAAATGCATACACAACAAAACCTGTATTATATAttgtattataaataaataagttgggaaaaataaaatattattgaaaCGAGTTATATATAGCTAGGTACTTAACAGTTAACAGACTTACGTTTGAATTCATCGAGACCACCCTGTTTGTTTTGGAAATGTCTGGCACCAAAGATAACAGCGATTGGTCGACCTCTGTTGTCATGTCCTTGGGCGAAGACCTTGTCCTGTGAGATTTCATTGGGAACCTCTGCCACAGAAAAGAAACCATTTGGAACAAAGGAGCGCCTCCATTTCAAGCACTTGAGGAGCATTGCACAAGCCTTGTCAACATCTGAATCACGAGCACGCAGAAATCTTCTCATCATCAAATCATCCACTTCATGCTGCACCATGCAACATATATAACAAccatcaaattaatttattcttttcatCTTTCACACCACACCTAATTAACCTAGAAACTACAAGTAAGGCTAATAATTTTATATGGCCATCTACATTAGATTATTACATTTTTCAAATGCGTACGTATGGTTAAAGCTACAAATCGTTTTTATTATGAAAATGCATTTTTAAGTTACCATAATgctagaaagaaaataaaaaattagtttaaatttattttattctaataatattaataaatgttaaaaccaaaatttaaagtatttttgattaattttttttatcaaatatttcTATTCAAGTTATATGAAGGCATTATTTCTTCTTTAATAGCAGTTTTGACCATTGAGAGATTCCAATCACATTTAATGGTTAGTTTCAGATTGGACGGTCTCATAAATTCTGTTGGTTGTTATGACACATGTCAAAATCTTACTGGGCAGGTCCTGAGATGCACTACCCTAATGACGCTGCCGCTGTCCTTACTGCCGGGCTAGAACCTAGAAGCAAATAATAGCTGTTTTgtgtttatatattttttttaaaatttaattttaatatattaactGCGTAAAATATTTATACGCAAtcacaattatttttttagatgatTATTTATGTTgtcaatataaataataattatttttattgatataatattgtgtaattaaatatatacatacattaaaattaaattattttttattataaaaataatttataaacaataaaaaatgtatccattatactataaaaactaatatataaatatatgtatataaaaaatacacaaatattATTCCTATCCACAATTTCAAATCCAGAAAATTCTTGCAATGGAACTGAAGGAAAAACCACTTGTCTCTGATGGTTTTGAATGGACCGACAGACCAACTAATCTAAGGAGCATTTGATTGGTTGAAGCTGGCAAGCTAGTTAGAGAGGGAGAGATCAGTGTAGATAGAGTTGTCAAAATGGCAACTGCATACAAGTCAGTTTGGTTTGTTCGTAAAgttagacaaataaaaaaaaatatgacttTTTTTAGTGACTAAATTATGGCTTATTTATAAGCATATCATTTTGACTTACTTAGAATAACTTtgcaaaaataatatataaattcttttttaaataatacataaatgcttttttattataatattatttttttagttaaatttttagaattaattgatttaatataaaaatatataatatataataacatttttgaggaaataaatcaaaattatcaaataattttataattagttttctgaaaatataaaaatgtaaaCACAAGCCAAACAAATCAATTTATTTAACTCATCAGTTTAAATGAATCGACATCTTCTTAACtcggaaaaaaaaataagtgatTAGGGAAGGAATTGAAGTTGTAAATGGCGAGCATGTGTTTTATCCGAGGATCAGTGACATCAGAGCATGCAAGCGGGGAGCTTAAATAAACATAATTCTTtactcatgaatatcagaatatTAGTAACTCTTaaataaacataattttttacTGTATCAAAATAAACTCTTCCAGAAACTAGAAAGGTTAACTATTAAAGTTACGATGAGCATCAATCACATCGCATTTAGCTTTTAGAAGGAAAATCTAGCGACAATGTCATGCAAATGATGGAAGCATTTATGTATGTATGTAGAGCATTCAATAGATGTGACAACAGTAGGGTAATAATACATTTTTTCCttctaattattaaataaaaaattaattcaattgATTAATGTTTGAAATCTTAAAAgcaactaattattttatttaatatttagatatATGTTTAAAAATCTATTAGAAGAATAAATTATTCTTTATATTAGAAacctcattaaaaaaaaaattattctactACGTGTATACTAAAATCAGCTATTAAAGACAattatcagtataaaatatattttagaatattaatacacattaaaaataaattaaatcatacatgtattttatacataaatatattgatgactaattttagtatacaaataatatttttattgaaaaaattgaaaaaaacataaattaaattaggtCCTTACTAAAATTGTTGTACAGGTATTTCTCATAAAATTTGTGGCCCACGAGTACAAACATTATCGATCATCTAATCTTCACatctaaatataatttgaaCATTGTCTAGTaaaagaaaaaggggtaaaaaGCTATTagtttgatttgaaaaatattatttaaattagcAAAATGGAATAGATTGAACTGTATTAAAcaacttaactaggagagttTTATCCTCACTTTTATTATTAGATTCTATCCACTTACGTGTTTGTTGACCACTGAATTTCCACCATTCATATATGCTTAGAGAATAATGACAAAGGCACTGTGATATTACTGAAAGGAAAAATCAAACCATAATACAAGTGAACAAGATTTAGGCTTCTTTTTCTCCCAACTTGTCTGTTCAAACATATCAAACTAActggtcatgaatactacttccgtataaattaaataaaaacaattaattaGAAAATCAAGCAAGGAAAGTGCAAAGAATGGGTTACCATAGAAGAGGGATCGTGCGTTTCAATGAAGGCTCTCATAAGAGGGATTTTGGTGAGCTCAGCATGAGTAGTAGTGGCGTCCTTGTccgttgttgttg is a window from the Arachis stenosperma cultivar V10309 chromosome 3, arast.V10309.gnm1.PFL2, whole genome shotgun sequence genome containing:
- the LOC130970161 gene encoding uncharacterized protein LOC130970161, producing MLCVWHVCYIYQAATTHKLKLEEFVERATYKIISLHPLQQNRKRRMAFWRSTTLESDKHDLNTYANATTTTTTTTTDKDATTTHAELTKIPLMRAFIETHDPSSMHEVDDLMMRRFLRARDSDVDKACAMLLKCLKWRRSFVPNGFFSVAEVPNEISQDKVFAQGHDNRGRPIAVIFGARHFQNKQGGLDEFKRFVVYAFDKLCASMPAGQEKFVGIAELKGWGYSNSDVRGYITALSILQDYYPERLGKLFILHAPYIFMKVWKVIYPFIDNNTRKKIVFVENKKLKSTLLEDIEESQLPEIYGGQLPLVPIQDS